The genomic DNA GACTTCGACAGCGTCAGCAGCAGCCAGGTCAGTTCTGCTCCCGGCCCTATGGAAAATGCCCACAATCAGGCTGACCGGCAACGACTCAGCGATTGCCTCAAAGATCTGGATGAACGTTATCGTTCCAGTATCGAGATGGCTTATTTTCGTGGCTTTACCCATCAGGAGCTGGCGGTTGCCATGGGCCAACCCCTGGGCACCACCAAGAGCAGGGTCCGTCGCGGTCTGGATGTATTGCGCCGGTGTCTGGCCACATGAAGCCCGATGACTACGAACGTAACCATGCTCTGGCTGCCGAGTATGTGGTAGGTACGTTGCAAGGCGCAGCCCGGCAGCGTTTCGAGCGCTGGATGATGGCCTCTTCCCGGCTTCGTCGGCAGGTGTGGTACTGGGAGCGTCGACTGCAACCCTTTAACGACAGTCTGCCGGAAGCCTCACCGCCGGATGCGGTCTGGCATGCCATCGAGCAACGCCTTTTCCCTGAAGCCGCAAAACCCGCAGAGCCTCGCTGGTGGCAAACCCTTACGGCCTGGCGATGGAGTGCCGGTATTGCCATGCTGGCAGTGTTCGCCTTGCTGGTGTGGACGCCGCCACCCACGGTGGTGACCCATTACGTGGGGGTGGTGCAGAGCCAGCAGGCGGAGCCCCTGTGGCTGGTCAATGCGTCTGCGGATCATCGTCTGACAGTGAAAGCCATGCCGCCAGTTCAGCCAGCGGACGGGGGCAGGGATTACCAGTTGTGGTTGTTGCCGGAGTCCGGCGCACCGGTATCGTTAGCATTGCTGCCCACGGGGGGCGCGCAGTTGAAGGTGGATCTCAGCGATCAGCAGGTCCGTCAGTTGTTGCAGTCCCGTTCCCTGGCGATCAGTCTGGAACCTGCCGGCGGATCGCCCACTGGCCAGC from Alcanivorax sp. includes the following:
- a CDS encoding anti-sigma factor; the encoded protein is MKPDDYERNHALAAEYVVGTLQGAARQRFERWMMASSRLRRQVWYWERRLQPFNDSLPEASPPDAVWHAIEQRLFPEAAKPAEPRWWQTLTAWRWSAGIAMLAVFALLVWTPPPTVVTHYVGVVQSQQAEPLWLVNASADHRLTVKAMPPVQPADGGRDYQLWLLPESGAPVSLALLPTGGAQLKVDLSDQQVRQLLQSRSLAISLEPAGGSPTGQPTGPVVYQTRLVQM